The Neobacillus sp. OS1-2 genome includes a window with the following:
- a CDS encoding HAD family hydrolase — protein sequence MKCISIDLDGTLLNSDHEVTEENVKALNELQEQGHCLIMNTGRAYTDVIKLKAIQNMEVPLFCVNGSVLYTKTRELLFEATLPISTYKEIFSILKGLGVGILVYTDHGGFPSTLPPLHGKTKQELDTLFQEFNYDAILEKDNLKIYKLIALVHQDQLDTIAEVKAALAGNYPISTASSFPNNVEITSSEAHKGKALLRYQDMMGLSFDEIIAFGDGGNDLAQFEVATTSVAMGNAPSHVQQKADIITKTNDEDGFAYAVRHLLPLLKSEEKITAN from the coding sequence ATGAAATGCATTTCAATTGATCTTGATGGCACGTTATTAAACTCAGATCATGAAGTTACCGAAGAGAACGTAAAAGCCTTAAACGAGCTTCAAGAACAAGGCCATTGCCTGATTATGAATACGGGACGGGCATACACCGATGTCATTAAGCTAAAAGCCATCCAAAATATGGAGGTGCCACTTTTTTGTGTAAATGGTTCTGTTTTATATACGAAGACAAGAGAACTGCTGTTTGAAGCAACCCTACCCATTTCAACTTATAAAGAAATATTTTCGATTCTTAAGGGATTAGGTGTGGGGATTCTCGTCTATACCGATCACGGGGGCTTCCCCTCCACCCTTCCCCCATTGCATGGGAAGACAAAACAAGAACTTGATACCCTATTTCAGGAATTTAATTATGATGCCATTCTAGAAAAAGATAATCTAAAAATCTATAAACTGATCGCTTTAGTTCATCAAGACCAGCTTGATACTATTGCTGAAGTGAAAGCCGCCTTAGCCGGAAATTATCCGATTTCAACGGCCTCTTCTTTTCCGAATAATGTAGAAATCACCTCGAGTGAAGCCCATAAAGGCAAAGCATTATTACGGTACCAAGACATGATGGGTCTATCTTTTGATGAAATTATTGCGTTTGGCGATGGCGGCAACGATCTTGCTCAATTTGAAGTTGCTACTACTTCTGTTGCCATGGGAAATGCCCCGTCCCATGTGCAACAAAAAGCAGATATTATCACAAAGACCAATGATGAAGATGGTTTTGCCTATGCTGTTCGTCATCTTTTGCCATTACTTAAAAGTGAAGAGAAAATAACGGCAAATTAA
- the brnQ gene encoding branched-chain amino acid transport system II carrier protein, protein MQNKLPFSRYFIIGVMLFALFFGAGNLIFPAGLGQVAGTNIWMAIGGFLITGIGLPFLGILAMGFSGSKNLQELAGRVHPVYGIIFTSLLYLTIGPFFAAPRTGAVAYDIGIAPVVGERFGHAGLIIFTCVFFIVTLWFSLNPAKIVDNVGKILSPGIIILLLVLLVMAVVKPVGSIGVPQESYVNGAFMKGLMEGYNTMDALASLVFGIIVINAIRSMGITSTRGILTASAKSGIVAIVFLGIIYVGIAYLGATSTEAFGLFDTGGPVLGKAASYYFGSVGTVMLSIVIILACLTTSIGLMTACGEYFHTIFPKVSYKVWVVFFSLVSFAVANFGLSNIIHFSIPVLMLLYPLAIALMLLTFLSKIFHHSRIVYASAITVTFMISVIDGFKTFCDLLEISYFGWLQSIISFYEKILPLYNDGLGWLLPVFIAILISGCIVCFQNFSALRLKNKTEGVL, encoded by the coding sequence ATGCAAAATAAATTACCGTTTTCAAGGTATTTCATTATAGGTGTTATGTTGTTTGCGTTATTCTTTGGTGCCGGGAACTTAATATTTCCGGCTGGACTGGGGCAAGTGGCAGGAACAAACATTTGGATGGCAATAGGAGGATTTTTAATTACCGGTATCGGCCTGCCGTTCCTTGGGATATTGGCGATGGGCTTTTCTGGTAGTAAAAACTTACAGGAACTTGCGGGGCGGGTTCATCCTGTTTATGGGATCATCTTTACCTCACTACTCTATTTAACAATTGGGCCATTTTTTGCCGCACCAAGGACAGGTGCTGTAGCCTATGACATCGGGATTGCACCGGTCGTTGGAGAGAGATTTGGACATGCGGGTTTAATTATTTTTACCTGTGTTTTCTTTATTGTTACACTGTGGTTCTCATTAAATCCTGCTAAAATAGTGGACAACGTGGGAAAAATCCTATCGCCTGGAATCATTATTCTCCTTTTGGTTTTATTAGTGATGGCTGTGGTAAAACCAGTCGGTTCTATTGGCGTACCCCAGGAATCCTATGTTAACGGGGCGTTCATGAAGGGGTTAATGGAAGGGTATAACACGATGGATGCCCTCGCATCACTTGTATTTGGGATTATTGTCATCAATGCGATCCGGTCGATGGGAATAACGTCTACACGCGGAATTCTAACGGCATCAGCTAAATCTGGAATTGTAGCCATCGTTTTTCTTGGTATCATCTATGTCGGCATAGCCTATCTTGGCGCAACAAGTACAGAAGCTTTCGGTCTGTTTGATACCGGAGGACCAGTCCTTGGCAAGGCGGCCTCCTATTATTTTGGTTCAGTAGGAACGGTTATGTTATCGATCGTTATTATCTTAGCCTGTCTAACAACAAGCATCGGATTGATGACGGCTTGTGGGGAATACTTCCATACAATCTTTCCTAAAGTCAGTTATAAAGTATGGGTAGTTTTCTTTTCACTAGTGTCATTTGCTGTCGCAAACTTTGGGTTATCAAACATCATTCACTTCTCCATTCCAGTGTTAATGTTGTTATATCCATTGGCAATCGCATTGATGTTACTGACATTCCTATCAAAAATTTTTCACCATTCAAGGATTGTATATGCATCCGCTATTACGGTCACATTTATGATCAGTGTGATTGATGGTTTCAAAACATTCTGTGATTTGCTTGAAATCAGCTATTTTGGTTGGTTACAATCGATTATTTCATTTTATGAAAAGATATTGCCCTTATACAATGATGGACTTGGCTGGTTGCTTCCTGTTTTTATTGCCATCTTGATTTCAGGTTGTATCGTTTGTTTTCAGAATTTCTCAGCACTTCGGCTAAAAAATAAAACAGAAGGCGTTCTTTAA
- a CDS encoding ABC transporter permease subunit has translation MKIVKKIGSLILQCFIGVEVLILIAAFPVLFANISFHFTEYFHAIYELNSKVFTLGDFLTGDGKSSLFPFIIESYFESMKILGLGIVAAFFTAFLITYLSFMLFRKRMKVIKYVLELAESVPDLMFILLLQMAVILIYQKTGIKLAQVVSVREKAVLLPIISISIPISFYITKILIHHIEEELEKSYISLAVAKGLSFPHILNLHVLRNIADGMFGASKTIFWSMLSTLLVIDYLFNMNGLLRVMGTGRDPFIIGCLMIFVPFFILYRLYEWISFDNRKDQG, from the coding sequence ATGAAAATAGTTAAAAAAATAGGTTCCCTGATATTACAGTGTTTCATCGGTGTAGAGGTGCTTATCCTAATCGCAGCATTTCCTGTTTTATTTGCCAATATATCTTTTCATTTCACTGAATATTTTCATGCCATCTATGAGCTTAATAGTAAAGTCTTTACTTTAGGAGACTTTCTAACAGGAGATGGTAAAAGTTCATTATTTCCTTTTATTATAGAGAGCTATTTCGAGTCTATGAAAATATTAGGTTTGGGCATTGTGGCTGCATTCTTCACTGCTTTCCTGATTACCTATCTATCATTCATGCTGTTTCGCAAAAGAATGAAAGTGATTAAATATGTACTAGAGTTAGCAGAATCGGTCCCGGACTTAATGTTTATTCTCCTATTACAAATGGCGGTCATTTTGATTTATCAAAAAACCGGAATCAAGCTGGCCCAGGTTGTTTCTGTAAGGGAAAAGGCTGTTTTGTTGCCCATCATCAGCATCAGTATTCCGATTAGTTTTTACATAACAAAAATCCTTATCCATCACATTGAGGAAGAATTGGAGAAATCCTATATATCCTTAGCTGTGGCAAAAGGATTGTCGTTTCCACATATATTGAATCTCCATGTCCTCAGAAATATTGCGGATGGGATGTTTGGGGCCTCAAAAACAATTTTCTGGTCGATGCTTTCAACACTATTAGTGATTGATTATTTATTTAATATGAATGGCCTGCTCAGAGTTATGGGAACCGGGAGGGACCCATTTATAATTGGCTGCCTTATGATTTTTGTCCCATTTTTTATTCTCTATCGTCTCTATGAATGGATTAGCTTTGATAACAGAAAGGATCAAGGGTAG
- a CDS encoding ABC transporter permease subunit, translating to MAIFLLKRKRFVVSVLFLVTLFTWSIINNGDIRQLRFHTDERGNLIDAPPYPPLTVFLLGSDKYGYDLGQMMIEGAKYTIGITLLVAILRMILSIIMSAFIYSLRPRIYSVLKSIFEPFSVVPQTIIAYFILHTVLWMPIEGFSTPFWQRALFETIILVIIAIPNLTIHLSGEMRQVEKEPFIEAAKILGASKTSVFFKHIVPHVYEKWILLFGQQFIQSLQLLAHLGFLNLFFGGSFIAYGDSIDPPRSISYEWSGVIGSSISYIFSYQWIIIVPIGFFVLTAISVALINDSVKAFFQNKTVNQAKR from the coding sequence ATGGCTATATTTTTATTGAAAAGAAAAAGATTTGTGGTTAGTGTTTTATTTCTTGTTACACTGTTTACCTGGAGTATCATTAATAACGGGGACATTCGACAACTGCGGTTTCATACCGATGAAAGAGGAAACCTGATTGATGCGCCGCCCTATCCTCCCTTGACAGTCTTTCTCCTGGGATCCGATAAATACGGCTATGATCTCGGGCAAATGATGATTGAAGGAGCCAAATATACGATCGGAATCACGCTGTTGGTGGCCATTTTAAGGATGATTTTGTCGATTATTATGAGTGCTTTCATTTATTCATTGAGACCAAGAATATACTCTGTATTAAAGAGTATATTCGAACCATTTTCGGTCGTCCCACAGACAATCATTGCCTATTTTATCCTCCATACTGTGTTATGGATGCCAATCGAAGGGTTTTCAACTCCTTTTTGGCAGCGGGCCTTATTTGAAACTATTATTCTTGTTATCATTGCGATTCCAAATTTGACCATTCACCTTTCAGGTGAAATGAGGCAAGTGGAGAAAGAACCATTTATTGAGGCAGCAAAAATACTTGGGGCAAGCAAGACTAGTGTCTTTTTCAAGCATATTGTCCCACATGTGTATGAAAAATGGATTTTGCTATTCGGACAACAATTTATTCAATCCCTGCAGCTTCTAGCCCACCTTGGCTTTTTGAACCTTTTCTTCGGTGGTTCCTTCATCGCCTATGGCGATAGTATCGATCCCCCACGTTCCATTTCATATGAGTGGTCTGGTGTTATTGGTTCAAGCATTAGTTATATTTTCTCTTATCAATGGATTATTATAGTCCCGATTGGATTTTTTGTGTTAACCGCTATTAGTGTGGCGCTCATCAATGATTCGGTGAAGGCATTTTTTCAAAATAAGACAGTTAATCAAGCGAAAAGATGA